In one window of Acaryochloris thomasi RCC1774 DNA:
- a CDS encoding carbonic anhydrase family protein has protein sequence MAREAEPGSMLTLSDKTFELQPFHFHTPSEHTVEDETFPMVVYLVHQSAEGRLAVLGVFLKEG, from the coding sequence TTGGCTAGAGAAGCTGAACCCGGCAGTATGCTGACGCTGAGCGATAAAACCTTTGAACTTCAGCCGTTTCATTTCCACACTCCCAGTGAGCATACGGTAGAAGATGAGACTTTCCCGATGGTGGTTTATTTGGTTCACCAGAGCGCTGAGGGGAGGCTGGCTGTGCTGGGGGTGTTCTTGAAAGAGGGCTAA